TGTCAAGTGatggcgtgctttacaccactccacgCAACGCTTgccattgtgcttggtgatgtaaggcttgcaTGTAATTGCTCGCCTGtagaagcccattccatgaagctcccagcgcatagtttttgtgctggggttaataccagaggaagtttggaactctgtagttactgagtcaacagaaCAGCACTCTGCTACCCATAGTCTGTTACTTTACATTATCTGCCACTTCTTGGCTGAGTTTCTCTTGTTCCTAAGTGcatccactttgcaataataccacgtAAAGTTGACGTGGAATATCTAATGGAAGAAATTGCCAAGGTgtcatcctatgacagtacccaGTGCTTGAATTCACTTAGGTCTTCAGAACGATTCATGCTTTCACAAATGGTTGTAAACCTGACTACATGGGTAggtgctttattttatttacctgtggcaataggtctgaatgaaacacctgaattcagtgatttagaggtgtgtcccaatgcTGTTGTTCATGTATTGTACCTTATGAATGTTGAGATGACTGTTGATGAGGACTCCTCAGTTGTGTCCTTGTCCTACAGAGTGGTGTGAGAATTAGCTGGTCTGGAAAGTGGACCTGGATACTGTGGAGATGCTTTTATGGATGGGTTGTGGGAGCTCTCATTAGCAGTTCATCTCCTGAGCTGCTGGAGGTCCCACCTTTCCAGGATCCTAACTGGAAGGATGCGTCAGTCCCTGACAAAAACCTCACTGTCCCTTGTCTCCAAAACCCTTTTTGAGCTTCATTCTGGGTACTTCTGCAGGATGATCCCAACAGCCTGTGTCATTTAGGCATGGCTGTACATCTCTCCTGGTCCTGCTTGGGGTTCGTTGCAGGCTCTGGTCATCGCATCGCTCTATGTGTGGCAGTCAGTTCCCTAAGTGAGTCCCCTTGTGTGTTCTGTATGGAGTGTGCCATCTCCATGGCAGTATGGGGCCCGTTCCAAGCGTCTTCAAGCTCTTAGTACAGATGTGTGCCTGGCCCATGTGGTTACAAAACCCCCAagtgaaataaccactcattattGAATTATGGAGGATGATTGCCATGAAGTCCTGCTCAGCCCTTACAGTTTTGGGTGCCTCTGGAGCCAGGTGGAAGGGATGACTAATCCAACTGTCCAAGACACGCGGTGATGACTCACCTGCGGCTCACTGGTGGACACCGGGTCCTTGTTTGGCCAGACAGTAGGGCTGAGTGTAGATGGAACTTGCTGACCTGTGAGGAAAGACCGTGGGGGCTGTGAGAGCTTCAGCATGGAGCCAGAGTCAGATTTGACTCACTCATGTTCCACATTCACAAGACCTTCCTTATCACTACTATGTTCATTTTCTGGGAATCAAAATGGTATCACTGAGCTGGAGGTTTTCTGGCAAGACTGTTATATTAGCAGTAGAGGGAAATATACCCATTATCCTCATTTTATTCTGAGCACCATCAATCTGCCTTAGCACTTAATTAAATGGATTGCCGTACTTTAACTGCAgtggcttgtttttttttctgctgagcTCCTGGTATTGCTAAGAGAGCTGAAAACACAGGAGGTGGACCCAGACAATCACGTGTGATGTTCTGGTGTAGCAAAATGCAAAATCCAAAGGACTTCAGGatgaaatgaagatttttttttttttactgcatcCATTAATGTATTTTAAGCTGCTCACTTTAAATGCAGCTCAGATATGGGTAGCTCCACCATGCTGGCAGCATTCGGTATTTAAACCcccaaaaagtttttttttttttttttttttttttttttggaatgtaTCCTGTTTTCAGTCTGAATAGTGTGGTTCCTTCTCTCAAAATGACAACATTTCTTCAAGTACAGTCATTTTTCCTGGTCCCCCTCCCCACTAAAACACATGATACACCTTTGCTTCTCAACAACATTGGTTGACTGTTCTGTTGTCTGCTCAGAGCTCTCAAGCCTCCTTTGGTGTTCAGGTTTCAGGAGGAGAGCAGGAGGAGCTTTTCTGCTCACCTTGATGGTTCTGTGAGCCTTTTTCTCTGACTCTGTGAGTATTGCAAGCAGACTGGCTTCTAGCATCTTGCCATAGGAGCTTCTGAAGCACACAGGGGAGAGATATCTAGTATCAGGGTCAGCCTGGGAAGAGGGAAGCAGGCGGAGCTCACACCCTGGGACAGTCTGCAAGCAGAGTTCTATGATGTTCTAGCCACTCCCTTGTACAGCACATGGGACTACCTGCAAGCAGAGTGCTGTAATGTATCGCCCTCTTCCATAAACAGCCCATGGGACAGCCTCCAAACAGAATTCTGTGATGCTCCACCCATTCTCTTGAACAGACCATGGGACAAACTGTAAGCAGATATCTATGATGCACTCCCCACTCCCTGGGATGGCCTGCAAGCGCCTGGGACGACCCAGTGCCCCTGGAACGACCCAGTGCCCCTGGGACGACCTGCAAGCATTGAGCTGCAAGGCCCCGCCCTGTCCTTGGTATGGCCCCTGGCACAGTCAGTAAGCAGAGACTTGCGAGGTCCCGCACACTCCCTGGAACAGCCCAATAGACAGCCTGCAAGCATAactgaaagcccccccccccccacttcctggGATGGCTCGCAGGCAGAGTGCTGTGAGGTCTCTCTCACTCTTTATAGCCCCCTCGGATGGCTCTCATTGCAAGCAGTGCTCCTAGCTAGCAGAGCTCTTCTGTAAGCCACAGTGTATTTCAGAGAAACAGCACCCCTGAAATGTAAAGTGTGTTAATACAGGCTAGGTAATGAGCTGAAATCAGAAATTGGATACAGTAGTGCTGAACTCCACCCTCTCGGACTGCGTTCATGTTTATGTCTGCTCTTACACTAGCTTTTTACCTGAATGACGTTTTTAGCATTATTATTTCAATACTCTTGAAATTTACAATGTACAAGAAGTACCTTTAAAAATTGCCAGGAAATGCTTATTTTAATGCAAAGCAGATGAAATTGTATTAATGAAGTAGATAATTAAATACTAATTGCAGGAGCTAAGCTGTGGTAATTTAAAACCAGGAGATGTGGTGCACAGAGTCACGCTTGATCACGTTTTTGTACAGAAGTTCATGTAGCCTCACCAAAGGCTTGATTTCCATCTTTTGTGAAACACTTTTGTGCCAGTTTGTCACGTTCCCAGGTATGAAGTCACATTTGCTTGAAGTTGCACAAGCGTGAATCGGCACATGTTGGCTTTGAGTAACCGAGTTGCTTTATCTGTTCCTTCTCCCCTGGCTTTATGCTGTTTTAGGACATGGGCACTGACATCAGCATGCTGCCCTACATATGTTGCTTATCTACCCAAACAGAAAGGACTGTGATCGGTGCCCACCTGGCCGGGTACTGGAGGCACTTAATGCACACTGAGCCAGGGTGTCAATGGCTGCCTGGCTGGAGAGCACTCATGGGATCCCCCTTGCCTGCCCCTCTATCTACTGCCTCACCTGCCATCTGCTCATACCCCCACCATGCCTCACACACATTAACAGAGCCATCTGGGCTGTCAGCTCCTTTAATTAATCAAGAGCTGAAGTGCTCTGGGAGGGTGAGGTTGGGTTGGTTGTGGGGGGTGCACTGGGTGAGTGCGATCAGTTTTGTCATTGAGAGGAACTCTAGTTGGGTGGGATCAGGTGAATCACCTCAGGGGGTTTTCTGGGTTAGTGTGGTGAAATTGgtcactttgggggggggggggggcactctcgGTGAGGGTGATTGAGTTGGTCCATAGGGGGTGCTCTGGATGAATGGGATTGGGTTACACACAGGATTAAGCAAGCACTTCCTCCACTGGAACTTGAACTGTACAGTCATGGCCAAatgttttgagaatgacacaagtattagTTTTCACAATGGTGAGGTGCTCCGGgcaagacccaggacacgctggagagactatgtctcttgactggcctgggaacacctcgagattccccggaggagctggatgaagtggtcGGGGAAGTCttggtttccctgctgagactgctgcccctgcgacccgacctcggataagtggTGGATGATGGATGGTTGGCAATTACAAGCATTACATAAGTGTCAgagcttttattgacaattacattaagtttatgcaaagagtcaatatttgcagcgTTGGTCCTTCTTTTTTTAGACACCCTGGcaagctgtcaatcaacttctgggttgagtttgtcagaatttgtgggtttttcttTGTCCACCCACCTCAGGAGgcttgaccacaagttctcaatgggattaaggtctggggagtttcctggccatggacccaaaatgttgaTGTTTCGTTCCCCAAGCCACCTATtaatcacttttgccttatgacACGGTGCTCGTTCATGCTCTaaaaggcattgttcatcaccaaactgtatTTGGATGGTTGGAAGAAGTTGCTCTGGGACTTGTTTTGTTACCATtatttattcatggctgtgttcttaggcaaaattgtgagtgagaAGCAATCCCACACATGAATCGTCTCAGGATgttttactgttggcatgacacagaactgatggtagcgctcaccttttcttctccggACAATCTTTTTTCCGGATGCCCCAAACAGTCGGAAAGGGGAtatatcagagaaaatgacttgaTCAGTCTAATCCCCGTatcttttgcagaatatcagtctgtccctgacatttttcttggagagaagtggctgcTTTGccgcccttcttgacaccaggccatcctccaaaagtcttcacctcactgtgcgtgccgatgcactcacacctgtcTGCTGCtattcctgagcaagctctgcactggtggtgcatTGATCTTGCAGCTAATTCAACTTTAGGAGATGGTTCTGgcgcttgctggactttcttgggcgcACTGAGGCCTTCTTCACAAaattgaacctctctccttgaagttcttgatgtgcaaagcaatgatgactgcatGTGGTGcattgcaggtaaccatggttaacaaaggaagaacaatgatttcaagcaccaccctccttttaaagcatccagtgtagtgctgggcgataaaacaaTCTGCAGCTGACATGACGTGAAGCgcgatctgcctgcggctgcaggggtggagtataaactgattgcagccaagtcggacaacttctactcttcgtagtctgcgagacctgactgcaatggccgcactgccagaagggtgtagataaatctatacaaatatcacctgcatgcacattccTTCtattacaataaccaactcctgatacaaactgttagcagtgaataaaactattgtgtatagtaGCTCTGTAAAAAGATAGTCAGGAAAcagatcaaatacatgtatttcaaggattcaaagtttttattgtcatatacagagtacaatgcaattcttacttgataATAGTTAattgccttcttcacagactggacgattaaacaaataaagcagcacaaaattacagtaactaacaataaataaaccactaacttacgtgtactgttagagcatttatgtaatttatttaaactttattttaccaggtaaatgaactgaaaaccagttctcactgctttacgtgcttttcgggagaaatagataacgcattggaacttcctgggatacaaacgtcattcGTGTGACTAAAAttttcagccaataagggcaaaattgtgtcgtcatggaggcggttcAAGTTTGTGCTGCATGATCTGTCTCAAGTCATCTTGCTCTCgtgaggattttgtaccatgtgacatggtgatgcgtggtgacgttttgcagcgccggacaaaataatctaaccataatttggaaatttttttaataagtgtttttttcttggtttagatactttttttacctcagaattttaaaaaccaagaatagaggaagatacttcttgcagtcagttctgtcctgctttattctatgtttgccctttaacatatttgcaatattatacagttttgcacattgttacattattatatggttttgttcatttgagctatgtttctttgaatacttgaaaatcaataaccttttataattttaagggaattttgtatgtaaacagtaaaatttgttggaaaataaatatttgtttactgatattgtttatttcaatgtatttatcagaatagggttatttttattattattttgattattacattacatggaacagcattgtgaaactataatattgataattatcgatatcggtcaatacaggaaaaaatattgtgATCATTTTTCttgccatatcacccagctctaatCCAGtgtgctattctaactcaattagcatgacagagtgatcttCAGCCTTGTCTTTATCAACACTCTTACCTGTGTTAATTGtagaatcactgaaattatatcagcaggtccttttgtggcagggctgaaatgcagtggaaatggggttttttttggattaagttcattttcatggcaaagagggactttgcagttaattgcaattcatctgatcattCTTCATAACATCCTGGAGTACgtgcaaattgccatcataaaaactgaggcagcagactttgtgaaaatcaaCTGGCTGGGACTTGAGACAGTCTGCATTTAGCATGGTAAACATAGGTTGTAGTTACAGCCTGGTATTGGGGGTCCCCTGAAGTTTATCCAACTGAACTACTGCCGCCTTATCTTGTTGCAGATTACTGTCATTTCTGGTAGCAGAATGCAGCTTCCATTCTCACTGATTGGTCTGAACAACAGGACATCTGCTTCTGACAGTTGGTTTGTGAAGCAGAATTTTGGCGTCCTTGTGCGCCTAGCTGTGTCTTTCCCTTGGTGACATAGTTAATATGCTTGATAGTCTATCCCACATTCTAAGACCTCACTCATTATTTCCACTCTGTGAGACACCTCTAAATAGACTGACCAATGTAATAAATGCTTAAAAATGACATGAGGTGGCCTGGCAGTGCTGTGTCTGTCCTCTTCAAATGGATGATCCAGCCAATACCAGCAGATTGCAGACAACTCATGTGATTGTGTTCATGTTTGGGCTTGCTGATTGCAGAGGGGCTGTGATGCAACACTCTGCTGGCTTGAGTTTTAGGTCATCTAACCACATCTGCCATATTGTATAATTTTCAGTATCCTGGGACCTCCATAGATGACAGCCCAAGAGACCTAAAAAAAGGGGAAGCAAGATCCCTATGAGTGTACAGGAATAATATGCTGAGTTTATTAGTGTGGTGAAGCTGTGCAATTCATTTGGACTGCAAGGTCTCCCGGAGATCTCCCTCATGGCCAGAACATGCCTCTTGCTGTTAGGTTTAGCTGCATGTTAGCAGCTAGCATGCTTATCCTCAGAGAAAGTCGGCACTTTGATTTAAAATGATATTGATGGTACCTGGATAGGACACCAGTGTTTGAGCTGAAGGCCAGTGTTTTGCAGATTAGTTTCTGGTGCAGGGAACCTTCCTGTTTGTGGTTTCCTTGGAATGTCAGAGTAAGACAAAGGACAATGACCGCTTATGGCAATGTCACATTCCCAGGATTAATGTCTGTAGGAGTCATTAATTAGAGGAGGGGGACTGGACTCTGCTTATTGCTCTCTGGGAAAATTGCCTCTGACAGTCATCCTGTTTTGCCAGTTTCCgggtaggaaaaaaaataaggaGTGAGAAAGCGCACTCAGTGGCTTCACTTGCACTGTTTCTCCTGTCAACAAAGTGGCAGGACTGTGGAATCTCTCAGCAGACACTCTGAGTGTGTCTTGAGCTGAAGATGACAGAGATGGTGGGGCCCCTCTTTCAGTCTGCCCACTGTGCCAGCAGAGGAGGTGTTTCTGGCACAAGGTCGTGAGCCGTGCTCCAATACCATTGCTGAGATTGGCAGTTTTCAGGTGTCTTCATTACATTTACGGCCCCGGGGCTGCTGCTGTCACTTCAGATCAGAGTTTTGGAAGCATAAATACAGAGTGTTTCAGATGCATGAAGCCTGAAGCCAGAACCTGGGGGGTGCCGTGTCCCTCTCGCTTGGCTTTGATGTCCTTGCTCGTCAGAAGCCAAGTCACGTTCGCCGGTGCTGGTgcaggggagggggtgctgtttgcAATGGCCACTGGATGGATGGCCCAGTGGCAAACGTATTGCATCTTTTCAATGAGGTGTGTCACTCTGTGATGGCCAGATTTACAGCTACTCATGCGGCAGCTCTGTGACTTGATAGTCTGGGGACTATATTACCTGGGGTATAGTGAAGGAGGCAGCCTGGTCACTGTGTTGCAGACTGAGCATTTTTTTGGTCTCTAGTAAATTAACAGAATGTGCCAAGTCCTGGCAATTTGTCCACAGACAATTTAAAGGAATTAATTAATATGATCCAATTCATCCCCCCATTTAATGTTCAATTCCATATGCGCTTTCAATTGTGGATGAAGAGATGTGatgtaaatacagtggtacctcagttctcgaactcattagaactcgaatttcttaaaagtcaaaccaaccagttcgaaaaaaattacctagaactcgatctgaatctcagaagtcaaaccgtgaacgccgacctcagataacttgtacatgcggggaaatgagtcacgcggcacgtctctcagcggaaacatagggtaaggcttcagtctcagcctccctgtcacgccctgctccgtccgcgcccgatgtgtgccacgccccctcattatccacgtgtgcttccccgatcgtgcccagctgttccttgttattgtggtttgtcctctgtatttagtccgcgtctgagtacgttaccccagatccgtcattaatgtttgttgatgtttgctgtcgtgtttccccggtcctgcttccagaataaaaccccgtttgcctgcatccTCGGCTTTGCTCgcttgcttcccggctcgctcgcttgCTCGATCACAAcactcgcattcgctgtgatagcatcgtgcatgtttacactagctgaatacatacactcacctaaaggattattaggaacaccatactaatatggtgtttgacccccttttgccttcagaactgccttaattctacgtggcattgattcaacaaggtgctgaaagcattctttagaaatgttggcccatattgataggatagcatcttgcagttgatggagatttgtgggatgcacatccagggcacgaagctcccgttccaccacatcccaaagatgctctattgggttgagatctggtgactgtgggggccattttagtacagtgaactcattgtcatgttcaagaaaccaatttgaaatgattcgagctttgtgacatggtgcattatcctgctggaagtagccatcagaggatgggtacatggtggtcataaagggatggacatggtcagaaacaatgctcaggtaggctgtggcatttaaacgatgcccaattgccactaaggggcctaaagtgtgccaagaaaacatcccccacaccattacaccaccaccaccagcctgcacagtggtaacaaggcatgatggatccatgttctcattctgtttacgccaaattctgactctaccatttgaatgtctcaacagaaatcgagactcatcagaccaggcaacatttttccagtcttcaactgtccaattttggtgagctcgtgcaaattgtagcctctttttcctatttgtagtggagatgagtgatacccggtggggtcttctgctgttgtagcccatccgcctcaaggttgtgcgtgttgtggcttcacaaatgctttgctgcatacctcggttgtaatgagtggttatttcagtcaaagttgctcttctatcagcttgaatcagtcagcccattctcctctgacctctagcatcaacaaggcattttcgcccacaggactgccgcatactggatgtttttcctttgcacaccattctttgtaaaccctagaaatggttgtgcgtgaaaatcccagtaactgagcagattgtgaaatactcagaccggcccgtctggtaccaacaaccatgccacgctcaaaattgcttaaatctttctttcccattctgacattcagtttggagttcaggagattgtcttgaccaggaccagacccctaaatgcattgaagcaactgccatgttattggttgattagataattgcattaatgagaaattggacaggtgttcctaataatcctttaggtgagtgtatatttagacaataaaaatacatttagacaatgatagacagtaacagtaattattattatataataaaatacattttaaaataaagatttcttattaattattttaatgttaataataaaccataaatacatttaattataatattgtcGGGCCTAGCGGGACTGAATGGAGACAAAGACgtagacgtcagggtatcggggaatacggggtttaattacaggtaaggcaggcaaaacgcagacggacaatacaatgaccgggctggggaaacaaactgaaacgcggacgaaatacagaggactaatgataacaaccagaaacagctgatcacaaggggattccacacagggttaacgagggggcgtggcacacagaaggagcggatgatgggagaggacacattgttttttttaacattgtttggatacatttattttcttactttacaaattactgttttatgGAGCCCCGAAGACCCATAGAGTGATTTTTTTAtcttgtgcgcacaagttatGTATCTTATGCGTACAAGATAGTTACAGTCCATATGAATGGTCGCGACAGACGTGAGTCGACATGAACAATAATTTTTCTTCGGTCCTTATCGgtaatcataataatacactatgataaacaggtacagtaaataCATCATAACTGACACctgtttgttgtatttattgaACCTGTTTATACCTGTTTTACTATGATTACCGATAGTGAAAGAAAAAAGCATTGTTCATGGTGCTTCACCTCTTTCACGCCCATTCACACTGATTGTGTAACTCAGCCTTAATGCCAAAGTAGTGCGCAGCAGCGTTGCATTTAGTCCTTCGAGTAATATTAATTGGAAGGCTACTGCATCTTATTATATTGTACCCTGATGCCatcaatgttttttttggaAGAACGATAAACAAGCGAGTAACATCAAACACACAGCAATTCGTCTATCTAATTATGTCAATGAAATCATTTTTGAGAAATCAGTAAACTCTTGAAAATTGCAAATGCAGCTTAACCTATAGGTCTAACAAACGTAGTACGGCAGCTATACGCAGCTAACCTGTTCCTTACAAATATTAACttgcacggcttgggctctggaaccagtctcctcgaagggggttggaccctcttctactctggagttgctcatggggagaggcgccgagctggggtgggtatacttattgctccctggcattggggtttaccgcagtagacgagagggtagcctcccttcgccttcgaatggggggacgggtcctgactgttgtttgcgcttatgcgccaaatggcagttcagaatacccaccctttttgtaGTCCCTGGAAGGGGTATTGGAGAGCGCTCCCCCTGGGGAcactcttgttctgctgggggacttcaatgcccacatgggcaatgacagtgagacctggagtggcgtgattgggaggaacggcccccccgatctgaacccgagtggtgttctgttgttggacttctgtgctcgtcacggattgtccataatgaacaccatgttcaggcataagggtgtccatatgtgcacttggcaccaggacaccctaggccacagttcgatgatcgactttgtagtcgtgtcatcggacttgcggccgcatgtcttggacactcgggtgaagagaggggcggagctgtcaactgatcactacctggtggtgggttggctccgctggtgggggaggaagccggccaggcctggcaggcccaagcgtatagtgagggtctgttgggaacgtctggcggaatcccctgtcagagggagtttcaactcctacctccggcagaactcgggggacatcgagtccgaatgggccatgttccacgcctccattgtggaggcggctgaccggagctgtggctgtaaggtggtcggtgcttgtcgcggcggcaatccccgaacccgctggtggacaccggtggtgattgatgccgtcaagctgaagaaggagtcctgtcgggcctttttggcctgtgggactccggaagcagctgatgagtaccggcaggctaagcggaacgcggcttcggcggtagctgaggcaaaaactcgggtatgggaggagtttggcgaggccatggagaatgacttccggacggcttcgaggagattctggtccaccatccggtgtctcagggcgggaaagcggtgcagcatcaacactgtttatggtggggatggtgcgctgctgatCTCAGCTctggacgttgtgggtcggtggaaggaatacttcgaagacctcctcaatcccaccgacacgccttccaatgaggaagcagagtctggggacttgatggtggacttacctatctctggggcagaggttgctgaggtggttaaaaagctcctcggtggccgggccccgggggtggatgagattcgcccggagttcctcaaggctctggatgttgcagggctgtcttggttgacacgcatctgcggcattgcgtggacatcgggggcggtgcctctggattggcagaccggggtggtggtccccacctttaagaagggagaccggaggagtgttccaactatagagggatcacactcctcagcctccctggtaagctctattcgggggtgctggagaggagggtctgtcggatagtcgaacctcagattcaggaggagcagtgtggttttcgccctggccgtggaacagtggaccagctctatactctcggcagggtcctggagggtgcgtgggagtttgcccaaccagtctacatgtgctttgtggacttggagaaggcattcaaccgcgtccctcggggagtcctgtggggagtgctccagGAGTACGGGGTGCCTGACTGCCTTAttagggctgttcggtccctgtaagaccggtgtcagagcttggtccgcattgccggcagtaagtcggactcgttcctg
The nucleotide sequence above comes from Paramormyrops kingsleyae isolate MSU_618 chromosome 3, PKINGS_0.4, whole genome shotgun sequence. Encoded proteins:
- the LOC140588209 gene encoding uncharacterized protein; its protein translation is MGNDSETWSGVIGRNGPPDLNPSGVLLLDFCARHGLSIMNTMFRHKGVHMCTWHQDTLGHSSMIDFVVVSSDLRPHVLDTRVKRGAELSTDHYLVVGWLRWWGRKPARPGRPKRIVRVCWERLAESPVRGSFNSYLRQNSGDIESEWAMFHASIVEAADRSCGCKVVGACRGGNPRTRWWTPVVIDAVKLKKESCRAFLACGTPEAADEYRQAKRNAASAVAEAKTRVWEEFGEAMENDFRTASRRFWSTIRCLRAGKRCSINTVYGGDGALLISALDVVGRWKEYFEDLLNPTDTPSNEEAESGDLMVDLPISGAEVAEVVKKLLGGRAPGVDEIRPEFLKALDVAGLSWLTRICGIAWTSGAVPLDWQTGVVVPTFKKGDRRSVPTIEGSHSSASLVSSIRGCWRGGSVG